From the Elaeis guineensis isolate ETL-2024a chromosome 16, EG11, whole genome shotgun sequence genome, the window aacaaGAAATGAAAGAAATAATGGAAAGGATAGAGAGGTTATCTACAAATCCAAGATTGGGACTGCTACCAAGACCGGGGCTAAACATTAAAGAATGGGACTAGGACAAGTTCAGGCGTCTAAAACTCATCCATgtggcaagagaagaagaaagaaaaaagaaagaaaggaaagataaAGACAAAAAATGTGAaaggaaagaaggagaaaaaagaaaaaaagaaagaaaaggagaagaaaaagaaaggaaggaaagaagaaagaaaagagaaagaagcagaaaaagaacaaaaaaaaagggtaagaaaaagaatagaaaaaggaaagaaaaggatggaaggtaaaaaaagaaaaagaaacaaaggaaagaaaTACGAAGAGAAAGAAATGATGAGAAAAAAGAGATAAATGAAGGATATCTATCTGGATGCATGACCGGAATTGTTGTTAGGACAAGGGCTAAAGAATAGGGCTAGGATAGGGTCGGAACTCCGAAATCCATTCATGtagcgagagaaaaagaaaaaggaaagaaataaaggaaagatgaagaaaagaaaaaagtgaaaggaaagaagaagaaaaaaaaaaagaaagaaaaagagaagaaaaagaaataaattaaggaaagaaaagaagaagcaaaaggataagaaaaagaaagggaaaagaaaagaaagaaagaaaggtagatgaaaaagaaaggaagaacgaaaagaaagaagaaaagaaagaaagaaatgatgATTAGAAGGGGATAGAGATGAAAAATATCTATCAAGATGCATGACCATGACCATTGCCAGGATGGGGTAGGATAGTGGGGCATCCTGTTCCATGAAAAAATCGGGATACCtccatcccatgggatttaaaaccttggtacTAAGTAGTTCTTCGAAATAACAACTTCCAGCTAGCCTTTTTAGGTGAGGTGTTGAAGTACTATAATTTAGAAAGCTGACCCCATGTTATGGAATAAACTTGTCGATTAAGGTTATCGACCATGAATCTAAGCAACCTACATTAAAATAAAACCTCCAAGAGTTCAATTCAAATAGGAAAACTTGTAAGTCAGATTTTCAAGCTCAGCATATTAAAACCATGAGTGAAGGAATGCTTTAAACAAGATCATCAACTTCTCAATGGAAGAACATTTGAGAAATCATGGAATATCGTATCCACAAATTCTAATACCAATAATTTCCAAATTTATATAGACCTTGATCATTCAAACATGTTTTTTCACATGTAAGTAATGCCTTATGAGAGGAGCTTAAGTTATGTCTGACCATTAttcaagaataaaaattaaaaacttaaaaacGATACTAAAAAATTAGGAGTGGTAATCAGGTTGGGTCGGATAGAAATtaggtcaaaaaattatcaaCACAAACCCAGCCCATTTATTAAACAGGCCAAAAATCTAGAACCAAATCTAACATTTTATTAAACAGGTGATCCAACATGATCTACAAAGGTTGAGTCAagataaataggttaaacaagttAAGTATTGCTGCCCCTACTAAAAGTAAGCTATTTTGCAACATTCCAAATATAgcacaaaatttattagaaaatggCATTTTAACATAAAAAAGTTCAATACAAATTAAGAGACATGTATTGCATACATGGCACATTGATAATATCAGCCTAGATATCATGGTCATCTATGAGCATGTATGTCAAATGTCGTAGCATGAACAAAACTAATATCAGAAAGTTTAACCCTGATTTAGACCTACAAGAAAAAGATTACAAATGTTCAGAGAACAATTTTTACATCTTACATGAGAGTGGAGATACACAAGACCTGCAACTATGTCCCGCAAGTATCTTCTAGATGTACTTTCTCCTAAACCACTAGCTGGACCAGAACCCTCACATACCCACTTCCCTTCCACATATTCTAGAACTGCAAAAAAGGGAGAAGGATGTCAAACCACATACATTTAATTCATAGTTTCTAATAAAGAACATTTTTAAAAGTGGAAAGGCAAAATAAGCAAGAACATTTTTAAAAGTGGGAAGGCAAAATAAGCAGAAAAGGCTCGTGCAATGATAGGACAAAAGTGTTAATAAATACCCATGTAGAAGTGATCTGTGTTTGGGTCATCAATCACCTCAATGAGATTAACTATATTGGGATGATCCAGCATTTTCATGATGGATACCTGCAAAAAGAAGATAACACTTTGAACAATCCATTGCTACAATACCTTGCTACTTGTAAATTACAATGATTTAGAAATATCATACATGcattaaaaggaaaaaataaataaagaatacaAAATATAAGAGAAAAGGACAATAAATTGATACACAAGTCTGAGCAAAGAATGCATCTCTACTATTGTAATTATGATGTCGAAATTAccactatttttttcaattaaacaTAATGATTCAATAAAGAGTCAGAAAAGCATTGAGTTTCAGTAGAGTTTGTAATCAAGAGTATTCTATTAGTCATAGAAGTTTAGTCTTATGTAGTCTATAAGTTATAGGTTCATTAAAAGCCATCTATTCGGGAAGACAAGCATCAAGCTATATGGTTGACTAGATTTCCTGTCTTTTCTTTGTTTTCCACCATCCTTTCTTCCTCATCTATGTTCTTATTCTCCACTTTGTAATCCTTCTGATCATCTTCTTTCTTCATCCTCTCTTACGGTTTGTGGTAAAAGAAATGACCGATCATCTTATTTTTCTTCTAAGGGAGTGAGAAAATTGCACTCTTCACTCTTGTCTCATCTCATTTACGTAGGGAAAAAAGAGTTATGAGAAGGCGCAGCTATTGAAGTTTCATGATGCCACCTCCATTTCATTTTTGGTTATGAATAACTATTTCCCATCTATTCTAGCTTCCACGCTCTCTAAAACTTGCACACCATTGATCATGTAGAATTGCAGATGTTGAGTTTCTGAAAAAATGATAATGAAAAGTTGAACACCCAGCAGAGTTTGACAGTGTTCTACAGACAACTCTAATATAACATCAACTAAAACACTTCAGAAATGGTGTCCTATTTTTGGCCAAGGCAGCTTTGCGCAAGAGAATGGCTTTCTGTGAAACCTAGAAGGCCAATTTACAAGTAGACTGATCATTTTGGCCCCACAACTTTCACATCTGGAATCATGAAGTAACTGCCCATTGCCCAAGTTCCTCTAGACCTCAGAAGAGTCTTGATAAAGTGGGAAGATTAACCTATATTTACCTGAGACATAAACAAGTACACAGCCAAAACAAGAGAAAATCCCCAGAAAGTATAGTTTACATTCACAAATACACTAGGTAACCACAAGATGACATACGCACCTCCCGGAGAACATCAGTCATGGCTGTTTCTGAAGGTGCCACTCTCAACTTTACCAAATGTGATTTGTGGAAAACCTACAAGTACAAAGCATAATTCTTTAAATTGGATTTATGGAGCAAATCCTAGACATGATTACAAAGGTGGACAATAAGTATTACACATAATTACAAAGGTTGCTAAAGATGATATGTCCTACAAGTTGTAAGCTCAACATCATGATTCACTTGAGTTTAGATTAGCTAGTTTGCAGTAAATAGTGCTAAGAAAGAAAATAAGTGAACGTATCAAGCCTGCATATGCAACCAAATTTGGCATGCCAAGGAATGAGATCCAAACACAGATTTCATAAAACTGATTTGATTATCAATAAATCGCAAATATTCTTGACCTGAAAAAATGGCAACGACTTAAAATTGCTCAGCTAATAAACAGGCCATACTTGGGTAATTGGGTTAGggttgatgaagttcaatattCACCAAACCCTGTATGACATATAATACTATGAAGTATATAAAACTATTTATTTACTTCTATATATTATGTATAACACACTAGTCCAATGTTGTTGTTGctgttttttttccttttttttttcctttttttttttttgttggggtgGGTTGTTTGGGGGAGGGCACCTTGGCCACTTAGTCAGCCACATAAGATCCTTAATGTTTTGCATCAACGTTGAGTATGGAGGACGAGATCGACCAATGAATTAGTATAGAATGTTGCCACGTTGGTAGTTCCCATTGACTCATATATCATTTTTCATTTTTCACTATTAactgtatttttttatatatatatcttatatttattaGAATCTTAAATTTAATGTTTTTGCTGCCTTAAACTCTGGGCAGCTATACAAGCATTCGGCAACCCTCTATGGGCCCATCCACCACATAAGCCACAAAAACAACCCGTTTCTTTGCCCTCTCCCACCCCTTCCTAACACCCTCCGCCCTTTCCTTCTCCCCATCTAACCCTGCTGTTAACTCCTCAAGCCACCTTTCCTTCATCACCACCTTCAAACCTCCTCTGGTCATAATGCAATTTCTAGCTCATAACTAAATTGAACCATGCAATTTGACAGAAAAACAATCACAATTAATTCAGGAGTGCGTGTAGTTTCTGAAGTTTTGTGGGTATTAAATAAACTCAGGAGTTTCAGTTCATGGATCAGACTCACAAGGACCCAATGTGATCCAAATTTGATCTACTTAGAAGCCTGAACCAAATATTGACATGCATTTGCATAAGGTGCTCCAATGCCTAAGCACAAATACCAAACTTGGCACTGAATGAATATAGTCAGTACCAAATAAAGTAGTAATCACTGTAATGACAATCAATATTATCTATGGAAGGAGAAAAGAATAATGAGAAACAACTTGAGTACCTTGATTGCATATTGTCTCCCATCTTTAATGCTTCGGTAGAGCACCTGTTAGTTcgcaacaaatatttttttattttgaaaagctAAACTAACTAATGTTAATAGTGCCAATCTTACCACTTTCCCATAACTGCCCGAACCAATCTTACACTCTCGAACATATTCGTTAACCATTTTATTTCCATTTTCATCCTAAAGCacataaaaaatgatgaaaaacaaATAACCATTAGCATCATCAATAGATATGGAATACAAGTAATAAAACTGAACAGTCCTTGTTACAGAAAAAATTTAACTagaattgtgtgtgtgtgtgagtgccGGTTGCAAAGAACAATAGAGAGTGACCCATATACTTGATCCTTGACACTGGAAGTTATAGCTTTATGGGCTAAAGTAGTTAACCTAGAAATGCCAAGGTTGTCAAACCCACATTGCAAAAAGAAATGGTTCAGTCAAAAGTTGCTTGAAAAGCTTATACAATTACTAGCCATGGTGAACTGGAAGCAGGAGCTTTTATCTACTATATCTGCATCTATAAGGGACCAGATTCAAAGAATGTGCAGATAACATCAAACTATGAGCTAACACAATCAAAGAACATATTTatgatcccatgatcaattttaaaATGGCACAATATGAGAGAAAGGTTCAAATAGTCAAACTAAAGCAAGCTTTATAATGCAGAAGGggaacagatttttttttttctttttgtctacCTCAGAGAGTTTAACTTTCCAAGTTTCCTTTACCGGGACTTCCCTGCATATCAAGCCATTTTGAGCTCTTGACAAGAGGATTTCTTCAGAACGCTTGACCGACCGATGCATGCCACTGTCAGTTGCATTTATGCTGTCTCCACTGTACGAGATGCCATCTGCATCTTCGATGTTATCTGGCAGAAGGAGCTCTTGGGAGAACCGGTTGCCGGATCCTCGGAACGATATTGGGAATCTACGAGGCTTCCTCAAAAATCCAAAGCAACCACAGCAGTCCATTTCTGTCAGGTTCAAGATGCAAAAGGCACCCCCACACATGCAGCACCTACAAAATCAGAGAACAAATACTATGGCAGGAGGCCGAATGCATATTGCGTCTGGAGCTGAAAGTTTTGCAATTTCCAGAGCCCTGCGATCAGAAATCAGAGAAACTCATGGATGCTTATAGAATGATTATAATAAGTGAAGAACATCAAAATCCAATCTCTT encodes:
- the LOC105033409 gene encoding serine/threonine-protein kinase GRIK1 isoform X2 produces the protein MCGGAFCILNLTEMDCCGCFGFLRKPRRFPISFRGSGNRFSQELLLPDNIEDADGISYSGDSINATDSGMHRSVKRSEEILLSRAQNGLICREVPVKETWKVKLSEVFHKSHLVKLRVAPSETAMTDVLREVSIMKMLDHPNIVNLIEVIDDPNTDHFYMVLEYVEGKWVCEGSGPASGLGESTSRRYLRDIVAGLVYLHSHKIVHGDIKPDNLLVTSDGKVKIGDFSVSQVFEDDNDVLRRSPGTPVFTAPECCLGLTYHGKAADTWAVGVTLYCMVLGQYPFLGDTLQDTYDKIVNNPLVVPDDMNPPLKNLLEGLLCKDPNHRITLNAVAEHPWVIGEEGPIPEYLCQCRRKSSS
- the LOC105033409 gene encoding serine/threonine-protein kinase GRIK2 isoform X1, giving the protein MCGGAFCILNLTEMDCCGCFGFLRKPRRFPISFRGSGNRFSQELLLPDNIEDADGISYSGDSINATDSGMHRSVKRSEEILLSRAQNGLICREVPVKETWKVKLSEDENGNKMVNEYVRECKIGSGSYGKVVLYRSIKDGRQYAIKVFHKSHLVKLRVAPSETAMTDVLREVSIMKMLDHPNIVNLIEVIDDPNTDHFYMVLEYVEGKWVCEGSGPASGLGESTSRRYLRDIVAGLVYLHSHKIVHGDIKPDNLLVTSDGKVKIGDFSVSQVFEDDNDVLRRSPGTPVFTAPECCLGLTYHGKAADTWAVGVTLYCMVLGQYPFLGDTLQDTYDKIVNNPLVVPDDMNPPLKNLLEGLLCKDPNHRITLNAVAEHPWVIGEEGPIPEYLCQCRRKSSS